AAATTAGATAAGCCGTCCAATGTCTTTGTTTATGGGAAAACTGGGTGTGGTAAGACCTTAACGGTAAGATACACAACAAATCAGATAACCCAGGTTGCGAAAGAGCGTGAGATTCCGTTAAGGGCCATTTACCTCAACTGCAAACTCAAACGCGTTGCAGACACCGAATACCGGCTCATTGCGCAACTTGCAAGAGAATTTGGAAAGGAGATACCACCGACGGGGCTCCCCACCGACGAAATATATAACATATTCTATCGTGTTGTCGATTACAAAAAACAAACAATTATCCTTGTTTTAGATGAAATAGATCAACTCGTGAGCAAAGTTGGAGACGAGATCTTATACAATCTTACCAGGGTAAACACAGAATTAAAACATGCTCAAATAACCCTTGTCGGGATTTCGAATAATCTTGTCTTTGTTGACAACCTTGATCCGCGTGTTAAAAGCTCGTTAAGTGAAGAAGAAGTTGTTTTTCCACCCTATAATGCCATTCAACTGCAACATATTTTGAAAAAGCGATCAAAAAATGCATTTAAGGAGGGCGTTCTCAGTGAGGGAGTTATTGAGAAGTGTGCTGCATATGCTGCAAGAGAGCACGGAGATGCGAGAAGGGCGCTTGAGCTCTTGCGTGTAGCGGGAGAACTTGCAGAAAGAGACCAAGAAAAGGTAGTGGAGATAACCCATATCGACCGTGCAGAAGAAAAGATAGAACGCGACAGAGTTCTTGATCTTGTTCAGACACAACCAAAACAAGTTCAAGCAACCCTTTATGCAATACTTTCTGTTTACGGGAAAACAAAACCAACAGCGATCTTTACTGGAGATATATACGACACCTATCACGAACTCTGCAAGTTGTGTGGGCTACGTCCTTTAACACAAAGAAGAGTGTCTGATGTTATTGCAGAATTGGACATGTTCGGCATCATCAATGCAAAAGTAATCTCAAAGGGAAGATATGGGCGAACAAGAGAGATTAGTCTTGCCATCTCACCATCAACAATACCTAAAATTAAAGAGGCATTAAAACACTCCCTCGACATCTAATTCCGTATCATCTATATAATCTATTTTTCCTCAGATTATACCGTAACTTTCATAGACCATTTTATAGGAAAAGACATTAATTTTCGTAATAATTTGTATGTCTTTTCCTAATAAGCAAAGGACATAAAGTTACGGTTATTAGTGTCCTTTGCTATGATCTATAGATGCAATCTGATATTAGGGGACGCATGTGGAACCAGATCACGAGACACACAAAAAAGCAGTAGACTTTTTTTTGGATAACAACCTTTTAATTAGCTCATCCCTTCTTCCGAATCTCAGCGCAATATTTTCTCACCAAGAACGATTTCAAAAATTACAAACATTACAAACACAAAAAGACAGTTCCCCTTTAGTTGTTACAAACGAGGCAACGTCACTTTTTGACGGAGGAACTGTTGATATTAATTGGATCGAATTTGAGCATTTGCGGGCATTGGAGGAAACAGGAAAAGACCCCATTGGCTACCGGCGCTTTTTTGAATACATTCTGAAAACCAAATACACATCAGAGCAAAAGGTAATGAAGGAGACTGAAGAAACAACCGCGAAAAAAGGCGTTACCATTCGCATGACGTATGGAGAACAAACAAAAAAAGTATCTGTTCCGGATTTTTTAGCACATTTCACTGCGCGCTATAACACCCTTCAGAAATATTTGGAAGTCAGACGAGAGCTCCAACGTCCGCTGTCGATAAGTCGTTTGACCCAAAAAAAAGACAAGGAAAATGTCATGTTTATCGGCCTTGTTCATGACAAGCAGACGACGCAGGGAGGCAATATCCTCCTCACCATGGAAGACCCAACTGGAATGATTAAGGCGGTTGTCCATAAGGATAATCGGCAGATCATTGCACTTGCTCAAGAACTGGTTTTAGACGAGATGGTCGGTGTTGTAGGAACGTTTAATGGAAGTATGGTGTATGTGAGTTCACTTATTCTACCCGACGTTCCTCTTGATAAGGAGTTCAAAAAGGCGCCCGATGAAGTTTATGCCGCATTTGTTGCAGATCTCCATGTCGGTGCAAAAGCATTTTTAAAAAGCGAATTTCTGAAGTTTATACAGTGGATTAACGGCCAAACCGGTTCTGAGACACAACGCGACCTCGCTCGAAAAGTACGTTATTTATTTATTGTTGGCGATTTAGTTGAAGGGGTCGGCATTTATCCGGGACAAGATAAGGATTTAGAAATTCCCGATATCAAGGCGCAGTATAACGAGTTTACTCAATTAGTAAAACAACTTCCAAGTTCTTTAGAGATCGTTCTTTGCCCCGGTAATCATGACGCTGTTCGCTTGGCAGAGCCTCAACCCCAGATTCCGAGAGAATATATCGAAGAGCTTTATGCATTACCTAATGTTCATCTTGTTTCAAATCCTGCATTGGTTAGGATTCATGCAAGTGAAGAATTTCCTGGATTTGATGTACTGATGTATCACGGCTACAGTTTCCCCTATTACGCAAGTAATGTTGACTCGATTCGTCTTCAAGGAGGACAAGATCGAACCGACCTCATCATGAAGTTTCTTCTCCAGCGACGACATTTAGCACCATCACATACCTCAACATTATACCTTCCTACGTATCAAAGCGATCCACTTGTTATTGATACGGTACCAGATTTTTTCATTACGGGGCACCTCCATCGTTCATCTGCGCACATCTACCGAAATGTTACCATGCTGGCCTGTTCGTGTTGGATTCCCCAAACGCCCTTCCAAGAGAAACTAGGAATCAATCCACAACCCTGTCGTTTAATTGTTACTAACTTACAGACGAGACAGGTTAAAGTGCTTAAGTTTGGTGAATGAGATGAAACGGGACCAACAAATAGACCAATATTTTGAACAAATTATGCAGGAGGTAGACAAGGTTATTGTTCAGGCTCAACATGCAAGGAAAAAAGGATACGATCCAGAAGCAAAAGTAGAAATTCCTCTTGCGCGGGATATGGCTGAGCGTGTTGAAGGTCTTATTAGCGCAGCGGCACCCCAGATCATTGGATCGGGTATTTCAAAACGCATCAAAGAACTAGAGCAAGAATATGGCGCACTTGATTGGCGAATTTCATTAGTCATTGCAGAGGAGATTGCTCATGAGAAATTCTGTACCTTTAAAGACAAAAAAGAAGCAATGGAGGTTGGCATTCGTGTTGGTTTTGCTTACCATACACTCGGGACAGTTGCATCACCCTTAGAGGGATTTGTTGAAATAAAAATCCGCCAGCGTGCAGACGGAAAAGAGTACTTCGCTTTGCAGTACTCTGGACCTATTCGAAGTGCCGGCGGAACCGGAGCTTCAGTTTCTGTCCTCATCGCAGATTATGTTCGGAAAAAGATGGGATACGCTTCCTACGATCCAACAGAACAAGAAGTCAAGCGTATGATTACTGAACTCTACGATTATCATGAACGAGTAACTAATTTGCAGTATCTTCCCAGCGAGCAGGAAATTGAATTTTTGGTGAAACATTTGCCAGTGCAAATCGATGGAGACCCTTCAGAAAAAATAGAAGTCTCTAACTACAAAGATCTTCCGAGGATCGAGACCAACACGGTAAGAAATGGGCCGTGTCTTGTTATCGGTGAATGTTTAGCACAAAAAGCACCGAAACTATGGAAGCAGCTTGGAAAGTGGGGAAAGGATTTTTCATTAGATCATTGGGGTTTTTTAGAGGCATTTATTGCACTTCAAAAAAATATTAAAGCACATCTTCAAACAAAAAGCACTTCAAAAACAAGCGTTAGCGCAGATTATACCTATATCAAAGATCTTGTTGCCGGAAGACCGGTTCTTGCGCATCCGCTTCATGTTGGCGGATTTCGCTTGCGTTATGGGCGCTCTCGCGTTTCAGGTTACTCGTCCGTAAGTATCCATCCTGCCACCATGCACATTCTTAACGAATACATCGGCACAGGCACTCAGTTAAAGGTCGAGCGTCCGGGAAAGGCATGCGCATTAACGGTCTGTGATACTATTGAAGGTCCTATTGTCAAACTTGATGACGGTTCAGTTGTTCTTTTGCAAGACGAGATTTCGGCAAAGAAAAGTGCGAAAAAAGTATCACAGATTCTGTTCTTAGGAGATTTTCTCGTGAATTATGGAGATTTTTTGAACAGAGCACACCCCCTCATTCCTTGTGGGTATTGTGAGGAATGGTACGCACAAGAATTGGAAAGAGCAACCGTTAACCTCTTTGGATCTTTAGATACGCAAAAGCTGGCTAGTTATACTGAACTTGACGCAGAACTACTCAGCACGTTTATGCGTCATCCAACGACGACGTTTATGGATGGCGGTACGGCACTTATTTTAACAAAGAAGCTGCAAATCCCCCTCCATCCACGGTATACATATCACTGGCGATTGATTTCTAAGCAACAATTATTACTCCTCATCGAGTGGTTAGCTAAAGCGAGTTATGAGGGAGATGTTCAAAACATACAGAAGATCATTCTTCCTCTCACCCAAAACCACGAGCAAGCAAAAAGTGTCCTGGAATCAATAGGGTTTCCCCACCAGGTTATCAATAACGAGTTTGTCATCATCGATAAGGATCATGGAACGGTACTCGCAAACCTTTTTGCTTTGGGAGACACCGAACAACAAGCAAAGATCAAAGCACAGGTCAGTACGTCAATGACGACGTCAACCCCCGAGGACCTTCTGATGCTTATCGGAGAGTTTTCGCGATTGCCTCAACGAGACAAATCGGGCACATTTATCGGAGCACGGATGGGAAGACCTGAGAAAGCAAAACTCCGAAAATTAACAGGAAGCCCGCATATTCTCTTTCCGGTTGGAGAACAGGGAGGAAAGCTTCGAAGTTTCCAGGCGGCCTTAGAATTGGGGCACATCACTGCAGATTTTCCCCTCTATTATTGTGCTGCCTGTAAATCATCAACCATCTTGAGTGTGTGTGAACGTTGCGATCTACCAACACAGCGAAAGTACCATTGTAAAACCTGCGGTCTCCTTGATAAACCAGAGTGTGAGCGTCATGGAAAGTGTGCAACATGGACGACGCAAAAATTAGAGATTGGAAAATATTTTGATGCACTCTTGAAAAAACTTGACACAAAGACTTACCCTGATTTGATTAAAGGGGTTCGGGGGACCTCGAACAAAGACCACATCCCCGAGCACCTTCTCAAGGGGATTTTGCGTGCAAAGCACGATGTTTATGTCAATAAAGACGGTACCTGCCGCTTTGATATGACGCAACTTCCCATCACCCATTTCAAACCAATAGAGATAGGGACGAGCGTTCAACGACTTCAGGAGATGGGATATACCCACGACATCTATGATGCGCCGTTGACTAACAACCAGCAAATTCTTGAACTGTTTCCACAAGACATTATCCTGCCAATGTCTGTAGGCTCCCAGGATGCCGGCGCCCAGATTGTTTTTTTTCACATCGCTGCTTTTGTCGACGAGCTTCTTGAGAAGCTTTACGGACTTCCACCATACTACTGCCTTGGCAACTACAAGGATCTTGCAGGTCATTTAGTATTAACCTTAGCACCACACACCTCTGCGGGGATCATAAATAGGATCATTGGATTCTCTGACACGCAAGGACTTTTTGCTCATCCCATGGTACATGCAGCGACACGAAGGGATACTGATGGAGATGAGGCGTGCAGTATGTTATTGTTGGACGTCTTGCTAAATTTTTCTAGACATTATCTTCCTGCACATCGAGGAAGCACCCAAGACGCGCCCCTCGTTATGACCTCTCGTTTAGTTCCTTCAGAGGTAGATGACATGGTCTTTGACGTGGATGTTGTCTGGCGTTATCCGTTAGAGTTTTACGAAGCATGCATGCGTTATGAACCTGCATGGAACATAAAGATAGAACGATTAGTAGATCGTTTGCACACGCCTGCGCAATACTACAACTGGGGGTTTACCCACCACACTACTAATATCAATGCAGGCATTACCTGCTCTGCTTACAAGACACTACCAAGTATGGAAGAGAAATTAAAAGGGCAAATGGAGCTTGCTGAGAAAATTCGCGCTGTTGAAGAGCAGGACGTTGCCCGATTAGTTATTGAAAAGCATTTCTTGAAAGACATTAAAGGAAATCTGAGAAAGTTCTCACAACAGCAATTCCGCTGTGTTAATTGCAATGAAAAGTATCGAAGACCTCCACTGCTCGGACAATGTATCCGTTGTAAAGGAAAACTCATTTTTACTATTTCTGAAGGTTCGGTCACGAAATATCTCGAACCAAGCCTCAGCCTTGCAAAAAAATATCACGTTTCAGCATATCTCCAGCAAAGCCTTGAACTGGTCAAAATGCACATCGAGAGCGTTTTTGGAAAGGAAAAAGAGCGCCAAGAAGGATTAGGTAAGTGGTTTGGTTAATTTCGTTCTATTGTTTTTCCTTGCAAAAAACAAAAACTGCGAAAGATTTCCGGTTATTTTTCAGAAAGACATATAAACTTTATTGAATTTACCACTCTCTTGGGGGTTGTTACCATGAAAAAAAGCATGTTATTGTTGATTGTGGTAAGCGTATTGCTTGATAGTATATTGTTCACGACAGCTCTGGATACTTCGTCAATTTTAACGCCGTTTTCTCCAGATCCTTCACAGCTTCCCTTTGCAACAACCATTCATAACCAAACGATGCACACCCCCTCTATCCGGGAGTACTTTAGAGTGCACCAGAACTTCACGAATATGATGTACAAAAAGTTTGATTCTTATGATAAAACGAGCATGAAGATTGGTGCACGCCTGGATACTCAACGTGGCTATATCATTGATAAGGAAAAATACGTTATTGATTTGCTGTACTGTGATCGGAATACCAAGGCTTGTTTCTTCCGCATTAACGGCGTGTCCACCAAGAGATTGTATGACCCGAAGCAGAGCAATGCCAGCAAGCCTTCTGTCTTTGTCTTGAATGAGGATGTTTCTTTACAGATTGCATCAATCACGTTTAATTTCTGTGATCATCGACGGTTCTGCAACATGCCGTTTGAAGCCTATGATATTGTTCAGGTGGAAGTAAAGAGGGGTAGCTAAAAATGGAAGAAAGGAGTTTAACAAATAAGGAGAAATGGCTATTGAGTTTGAAGCTTAATTTAATTATTTATGCTTTCTTGTTCTTGATTTTTATTGGTTATCTAACCTTTACTAGTGGAATTATAACAGATGGCGGATGGTATTTAATTCTTTTCTTTATTCCTGCAACAATTTATTTATTTTTTTCAGTTATAACTACGCGAATTGCTT
This window of the Candidatus Woesearchaeota archaeon genome carries:
- a CDS encoding ORC1-type DNA replication protein, which gives rise to MMGDKLVEFFEGVLTKEPLFKDKRVLQATYTPETILHRDEEIKSLANILAPALKLDKPSNVFVYGKTGCGKTLTVRYTTNQITQVAKEREIPLRAIYLNCKLKRVADTEYRLIAQLAREFGKEIPPTGLPTDEIYNIFYRVVDYKKQTIILVLDEIDQLVSKVGDEILYNLTRVNTELKHAQITLVGISNNLVFVDNLDPRVKSSLSEEEVVFPPYNAIQLQHILKKRSKNAFKEGVLSEGVIEKCAAYAAREHGDARRALELLRVAGELAERDQEKVVEITHIDRAEEKIERDRVLDLVQTQPKQVQATLYAILSVYGKTKPTAIFTGDIYDTYHELCKLCGLRPLTQRRVSDVIAELDMFGIINAKVISKGRYGRTREISLAISPSTIPKIKEALKHSLDI
- a CDS encoding metallophosphoesterase, translated to MEPDHETHKKAVDFFLDNNLLISSSLLPNLSAIFSHQERFQKLQTLQTQKDSSPLVVTNEATSLFDGGTVDINWIEFEHLRALEETGKDPIGYRRFFEYILKTKYTSEQKVMKETEETTAKKGVTIRMTYGEQTKKVSVPDFLAHFTARYNTLQKYLEVRRELQRPLSISRLTQKKDKENVMFIGLVHDKQTTQGGNILLTMEDPTGMIKAVVHKDNRQIIALAQELVLDEMVGVVGTFNGSMVYVSSLILPDVPLDKEFKKAPDEVYAAFVADLHVGAKAFLKSEFLKFIQWINGQTGSETQRDLARKVRYLFIVGDLVEGVGIYPGQDKDLEIPDIKAQYNEFTQLVKQLPSSLEIVLCPGNHDAVRLAEPQPQIPREYIEELYALPNVHLVSNPALVRIHASEEFPGFDVLMYHGYSFPYYASNVDSIRLQGGQDRTDLIMKFLLQRRHLAPSHTSTLYLPTYQSDPLVIDTVPDFFITGHLHRSSAHIYRNVTMLACSCWIPQTPFQEKLGINPQPCRLIVTNLQTRQVKVLKFGE
- a CDS encoding DNA polymerase II large subunit, which encodes MKRDQQIDQYFEQIMQEVDKVIVQAQHARKKGYDPEAKVEIPLARDMAERVEGLISAAAPQIIGSGISKRIKELEQEYGALDWRISLVIAEEIAHEKFCTFKDKKEAMEVGIRVGFAYHTLGTVASPLEGFVEIKIRQRADGKEYFALQYSGPIRSAGGTGASVSVLIADYVRKKMGYASYDPTEQEVKRMITELYDYHERVTNLQYLPSEQEIEFLVKHLPVQIDGDPSEKIEVSNYKDLPRIETNTVRNGPCLVIGECLAQKAPKLWKQLGKWGKDFSLDHWGFLEAFIALQKNIKAHLQTKSTSKTSVSADYTYIKDLVAGRPVLAHPLHVGGFRLRYGRSRVSGYSSVSIHPATMHILNEYIGTGTQLKVERPGKACALTVCDTIEGPIVKLDDGSVVLLQDEISAKKSAKKVSQILFLGDFLVNYGDFLNRAHPLIPCGYCEEWYAQELERATVNLFGSLDTQKLASYTELDAELLSTFMRHPTTTFMDGGTALILTKKLQIPLHPRYTYHWRLISKQQLLLLIEWLAKASYEGDVQNIQKIILPLTQNHEQAKSVLESIGFPHQVINNEFVIIDKDHGTVLANLFALGDTEQQAKIKAQVSTSMTTSTPEDLLMLIGEFSRLPQRDKSGTFIGARMGRPEKAKLRKLTGSPHILFPVGEQGGKLRSFQAALELGHITADFPLYYCAACKSSTILSVCERCDLPTQRKYHCKTCGLLDKPECERHGKCATWTTQKLEIGKYFDALLKKLDTKTYPDLIKGVRGTSNKDHIPEHLLKGILRAKHDVYVNKDGTCRFDMTQLPITHFKPIEIGTSVQRLQEMGYTHDIYDAPLTNNQQILELFPQDIILPMSVGSQDAGAQIVFFHIAAFVDELLEKLYGLPPYYCLGNYKDLAGHLVLTLAPHTSAGIINRIIGFSDTQGLFAHPMVHAATRRDTDGDEACSMLLLDVLLNFSRHYLPAHRGSTQDAPLVMTSRLVPSEVDDMVFDVDVVWRYPLEFYEACMRYEPAWNIKIERLVDRLHTPAQYYNWGFTHHTTNINAGITCSAYKTLPSMEEKLKGQMELAEKIRAVEEQDVARLVIEKHFLKDIKGNLRKFSQQQFRCVNCNEKYRRPPLLGQCIRCKGKLIFTISEGSVTKYLEPSLSLAKKYHVSAYLQQSLELVKMHIESVFGKEKERQEGLGKWFG